GCCGTACTCGCCCCGCGCGGCGACGCCCTTCACGGCGGCGACTAGGGCCCTGAAGCTCGCGTCGCCGAGAAGCGCCTTCGGGCGCGGCACGGGGAAGGTCATGGACAGGTACGCGGCGGCGAGGGTACGGGCGCGCAGCGCCTTGGCCAAGTCGGCGTCCTGCACCAGGCGGAAGCCGCCGGGGAACTCGGCGAGGCGCTTGGCGCCGAGGCGCTGGAGCTCGGCGCGCGCCACCACCTCGGTGCCGGCCGGCACTTCCAGGAAGTAACGCGACGCCGGCATCGGCCCATGCTAACAAGGCGACCAGGCGGGGCAGCAGCCGCCGACGGGTCTCGGCTATAGTTGGGGCGTGAAGCTCGTGACGGCCGGCAACGACAACCGTTCCGTCCGGCGGGGTCCGTCGCGCCAGGAACGGCTCGACTGGCTCACGGCGTACCTCTTCATCCTCCCGGCCACGCTGCTCATCGCCGTCTTCGGGCTCTTCCCGATCGGTTACTCCGTCTACATGAGCCTGCACAACTGGCGCGTGCGCAAGGGCGATTTCATCGGCCTGCGCAACTACGAGGCCACCCTCGGCGACTGGTGGGGCGCGCTCGCCTTCTTCGGCGGGATCGTGCTCATCATCGTCGCGCACTGGCTGTGGACGGACGCGTTCAAGGGGGAGCGCGCCAGGGCGCCGCAGGCCGCCAGGATCGTGGGCGCGGTGGTGCTGCTCGGCGCGGGGGTGTTCATGGCGCTCGGCTGGCGCCTCATGATGGACGCGGGCAGCAAGGTCTACCTGAAGGGCCTCGTGCGCACCGTGTACTACGGCTTCGGCTCCGTACCCATCCAGATCGTCCTCGCGCTGGTCCTCGCCACCCTCCTGTTCCAGCGCATCCGGGGCCAGGAGCTCTTCCGCATGATCTACTTCCTGCCGTACATCACGCCGTCCGTTGCGGGCGCCGCCATCTTCCGCAGCCTGTTCAGCCCGCGCGAGGAGCGCCTGGCCAACCAGATCCTCGACTGGTTCGGCATCGCGCCGCAGCGGTGGCTGTTCGAGACGAAGCCCGTGACGCAGCTCCTGTTCGGCAACCTCTTCCCCAACGCCGACTGGAGCGGCTTCTGGGCGGGTCCGTCGCTCGCCCTCGTCACCATCATCATCTTCGGCATCTGGACCTTCGTCGGCTACAACGCGGTGATCTTCCTGGCCGGCCTCGGCGGCATCTCCAAGGAGCTCTACGACGCCGCGGCCATCGACGGCGCGAACCGCGTGCAGCAGTTCCGCTTCATCACCGTGCCGCTCCTCTCGCCCGTGACCTTCTACCTGACGGTGCTCGGGTTCATCGGCACGTTCCAGGCGTTCACGCACGTCTACGTCATGCGCGAGCGCGCCACGCGCGACGCCGTCGATACGGCCAGCATCGTCATCTTCGACACCTTCTACAAGAACAACAACTTCAGCTTGGCCGCTGCCCAGTCCGTGATCCTGTTCGTGATCATCCTGCTGCTCACCCTGCTGCAGAACCGGCTGTTCGGCAGGAGGGCGCTGGGTGGCTGAGCGTCGGAAGGGCCGCAAGGGCGAGGCCGCGCCCGCCACCCAGGTGATCGGCGGGGTCGAGCGCGTCGTGCGGCCCACCAGCTTGCGGCAGCCCTACCACTTCGAGCTCTCGCACATCCCCATCTACTTCCTGCTCGTAGTGGGGGCGGTCATCAGCATCACACCCTTCTTCTACATGGTCTCGACATCGCTGATGACGCTCGGGGAGACCATCAACCGCGTTCTCCTGCCGGCCGCGCCGCAATGGGTCAACTACGAGGTGGCGTGGAGCGAGTCCAACTTCGCGCTCTACTTCCGCAACAGCGTGATCATCACCGCCATCGTGATCCTCGGCGTGCTGGTCACGTGCACCCTCGCCGGCTACGCCTTCGCGCGCATCCGCTTCCCCGGCCGCGAGCTGATCTTCACGGTGCTGCTCGCCACGCTGATGATCCCCGGCACCGTCACGTTCATCCCCAACCTGCTCCTGATCAGGGGCCAGATCGTCCCTTGGGGCTCGTGGATGAACTCGCTGCCGGCCCTCACGGTGCCGTTCATGGCGACGGCGTTCACCATCTTCCTGCTGAGGCAGTTCTTCGTCGGCATCCCGGGCGAGCTCTACGACGCCGCCAGGATCGACGGTGCGGGCCACCTGCGCTTCCTGACCGCCGTCGTCATCCCGATGAGCAAGCCCGTCATGATGACGGCCACGCTCCTGACGTTCGTCTCGACCTGGAACGAGTTCTTGTGGCCGCTGCTCGTCACGACGACCCCCAGGTGGCGCCCCCTCGGCGTCGGCCTGTACACCTTCATCTCCGAGGCCGGCCCGGAGACGCAGCTCCTGATGGCCGGCACCGTCATCACCGTCATCCCCGTCCTCGTGGTCTACTTCTTCACCCAGAAGCAGTTCACGGAAGGCATCGCCACCTCCGGGCTCAAGGGGTGAGGCTCACGGCCGCCGCGCAGGCATCCGCTGCCCGCCGGCGCAGACCACGGAGTAACACCTGGCCGGGGCCGCCTCGAGCTCTCGAATGGTGAAGCTTACGTGACCATGACCGTCCTCGGTAATGGTGACGGCACCGGGCCGGCGCGCTACGCTTGATGACGTAGCGCGGGTCTGCTGCCCGCCGTCGAAAGGAGTCGTGCATGAGAAGAGTCACGCCACTACTGGGGGTCCTGTTAGCGTTGATGCTCGCTGTCCCGGCGTTCGCGCAGGACTGGGACGACGTCGACCCGAGCGGCCAGACCGTCACGTTCTGGCACCAGCACACGCGCGAGCGGGAGACGGCCCTCCAGGAGATCGTCGCGGAGTTCAACGCCACCAACCCTTACGGCATCACGGTCGTCGCCGAGTACCAGGGCGGCTACAACGACATCTACCAGAAGATGGTGGCGCTGCTCGGCACGTCCGACACGCCCAACATCGTCGTCGCGTACCAGAACCAGGCCGCCACGTACGAGCTCGTCGACGGGCTCGTCGACATGAACCCCCTCGTCGACTCGGCGAAGTGGGGCATCTCGGCCGAGGACCAGGCCGACTTCTTCCCCGGCTTCTGGAGCTCCGACGTCTTCCCGAGCTTCGGCGGCAAGCGCCTCGGCCTCGCCCCCAACCGCTCCATGGAAGTGCTGTACTACAACGCCGACTGGCTCAAGGAGCTCCGTAGCGCCGGTCTGATCGACTTCGACGGCCCGCCCACCACGCCCGAGCAGTTCGAGGCCGCGGCCTGCGCCGCTTCGCAGACGCCGTTCTCTGGCGCCACCGTCTCGGGCACGCCGTTCGGCTACGAGCTCTCCATCGATGCGAGCCGCTTCGCCTCCTTCACCTTCGCCTTCGGCGGCAACGTGTACGACGCGGCCGAGAACCGCTACACGCTCGACTCCGACGCGGCCGTCGCAGCCATGACCTGGATCCAGGGCATGTTCGAGAAGGGCTGCGCCACCATGGTCAGCGAGGCGTACGGCGACCAGACCGACTTCGGCAACGGCCGCCTGCTCTTCGCCGTCTCCTCCAGCTCGGGCCTGCCGTTCTACCAGACGGCCATCGACTCGGGCGCCGGCTTCGACTGGAACGTCGCCGCCATCCCCCACACCACGGCCGAGCCCGTCATGAACATCTACGGCGCCTCCGTGAGCCTGCCCGCCGGGCACAGCGCCGAGTCCACCCTCGCCGCCTGGCTGTTCCTCAAGTACTACACGGGCACGGAAGCCCAGACCGAGTGGGCCATCGCGAGCCAGTACTTCCCCGTCCGCCAGAGCGTGGCCGCGGGCCTCGGCGAGTTCTTCGACTCGCTGCCCCCTTTCAAGAGCGCCTTCGAGCTCCTGCCGTACGGCATCGCCGAGCCCAACGTGCCCGGCTACGACCCGGTGCGCGAGAGCATCAACTCCGCGATGGCGGCCATCACCGACGGTGACGACGTCACCGAAGCGTTGCAGCTCCTCAACGGCGAGGCGAACCTGATCCTCGACGACCAGCTCTCTCAGCTCCCCACGAACTGAGCCGGGTTCCGGCCCTCAGGGGCTAGGCCCAATGGTGGGCGGCGCGACGGTCGCGCCGCCCACTCCTTTGTGAGCCGCGCGCCGAAGTGGCGTAGCCTTGGCTCGTGGCCGCGCCAGCCCTCTACGTGCACGTCCCGTTCT
The nucleotide sequence above comes from Trueperaceae bacterium. Encoded proteins:
- a CDS encoding sugar ABC transporter permease, with protein sequence MKLVTAGNDNRSVRRGPSRQERLDWLTAYLFILPATLLIAVFGLFPIGYSVYMSLHNWRVRKGDFIGLRNYEATLGDWWGALAFFGGIVLIIVAHWLWTDAFKGERARAPQAARIVGAVVLLGAGVFMALGWRLMMDAGSKVYLKGLVRTVYYGFGSVPIQIVLALVLATLLFQRIRGQELFRMIYFLPYITPSVAGAAIFRSLFSPREERLANQILDWFGIAPQRWLFETKPVTQLLFGNLFPNADWSGFWAGPSLALVTIIIFGIWTFVGYNAVIFLAGLGGISKELYDAAAIDGANRVQQFRFITVPLLSPVTFYLTVLGFIGTFQAFTHVYVMRERATRDAVDTASIVIFDTFYKNNNFSLAAAQSVILFVIILLLTLLQNRLFGRRALGG
- a CDS encoding carbohydrate ABC transporter permease; the protein is MAERRKGRKGEAAPATQVIGGVERVVRPTSLRQPYHFELSHIPIYFLLVVGAVISITPFFYMVSTSLMTLGETINRVLLPAAPQWVNYEVAWSESNFALYFRNSVIITAIVILGVLVTCTLAGYAFARIRFPGRELIFTVLLATLMIPGTVTFIPNLLLIRGQIVPWGSWMNSLPALTVPFMATAFTIFLLRQFFVGIPGELYDAARIDGAGHLRFLTAVVIPMSKPVMMTATLLTFVSTWNEFLWPLLVTTTPRWRPLGVGLYTFISEAGPETQLLMAGTVITVIPVLVVYFFTQKQFTEGIATSGLKG
- a CDS encoding ABC transporter substrate-binding protein, coding for MRRVTPLLGVLLALMLAVPAFAQDWDDVDPSGQTVTFWHQHTRERETALQEIVAEFNATNPYGITVVAEYQGGYNDIYQKMVALLGTSDTPNIVVAYQNQAATYELVDGLVDMNPLVDSAKWGISAEDQADFFPGFWSSDVFPSFGGKRLGLAPNRSMEVLYYNADWLKELRSAGLIDFDGPPTTPEQFEAAACAASQTPFSGATVSGTPFGYELSIDASRFASFTFAFGGNVYDAAENRYTLDSDAAVAAMTWIQGMFEKGCATMVSEAYGDQTDFGNGRLLFAVSSSSGLPFYQTAIDSGAGFDWNVAAIPHTTAEPVMNIYGASVSLPAGHSAESTLAAWLFLKYYTGTEAQTEWAIASQYFPVRQSVAAGLGEFFDSLPPFKSAFELLPYGIAEPNVPGYDPVRESINSAMAAITDGDDVTEALQLLNGEANLILDDQLSQLPTN